A window of Hordeum vulgare subsp. vulgare chromosome 5H, MorexV3_pseudomolecules_assembly, whole genome shotgun sequence genomic DNA:
CATACCATTGGCCCTAAACAAATAATTAATTTAGATAGATAGTACAGAGTAATAGACTACATCATGAATTTCTATATAGACAAGGAGGTGTATACAAAAGTAGATAGTTCTCCACTAGCCAGATCGAACCCTATATAGTCAAGGAATAGTATTTTTCCTGACTATACCACAAAAGACAATTATCACAGTGTCACAGCTGGCGGCCATGGCATAACTATCAAGAAGTCGTACACCTCACTGCAACTGCCCCTTCGCCACGTCTAACATTCTTAATTAAGAAAGGGGCAAATTTGTTTTGGAGAATTAGGCTGGTtataatgggtagtatcatatactagtataatGTATATGATACTActctatgataccacatccgtaatgcatattaTCACATGATAGTATCATAGaatagttcatttattgtcatgcaagacacatagtactcccttcgtcacggtttagaaggcacgtttGAAAAAACCCTGGGACCAAGGTAGTCGTCGATTAGTTGTGAGATGTAACATGTGTAAATGCTAATGCgtctaatcaactgagaaaataatAGTATTAATATGTGAGCAGCAAATTGAGAGGACGCATGCATgggtagtactagtactaattaataagagtaattgctttcgtgccttaaaccttgtctattttggaaatgcacgcaagtttaactgtgccttctaaaccgtgacggagggagtagcgcaacatttaatatgatacggtatcatgatatgatactcaatcctctctttcttcatttaattctatgtcatcTCATCAAAATTACCTAGTTGGCACGCATGATACCACCTATGATACCCCCGTTACGGACAACCTTAACTAATGGGGCTATCTTGCATTAATGCAAGGGGATGTTAACGTCTATCAATTATGCTAGGAGTGAGTAACTCGCACTATTAAGCAATAGAATTGTCCCTCTCTTCATTAACCACTATGCCACATCAGAAAAAATAGGTATGAAACCGTGCTAAGGAACCTGCATTGACAGAGCTCTCCTAAATAGATCAGGAACACCTTGTAATAGTATTCAAGACTAGACTGTGAGGTGCTGGCCAGAGATAATACTTATATGCACAGTATGATTAAATAGAAAAGCAACCCATTACCCTTTGAAGCTATAAAGCCAATAATCCATTAAAGAAGATGAGATTAGTATTGCAAGTTGGCATTGATCATTGAACATGATATATATgtgacagattaatttctattaaTCATTATTAAGCCAAGAAGATAGCTTAAAAACATACCCCCTTCATCCGGAAATATttgtcatggaaatgaatatggaCGGAGTACAAGTTTCTTCTTATGAGAGAAGATAGCTTTGTTTCGGACGGGTAGTTAGTTGACATAAAACTACCAGGTCGGATTATGAGAACTTAATGTCTAACCATTTAACTTAGTTTGTTCTTGAGAAAATATAAACAATTTTCTTGCAAGGGAAAAATAACTTGGCAATCTATGTGCACAGAGCAATCATTTTGTAGATGGATAGAGGGTAAAAAAAAACtacctcccaaaaatcattttATAGGAACTTGTATATTATAAGAGGAAGTACAATAGATCTGAGTCAGCTCActataaaaaataaactagtatattttttgcttagttggaggaaagagaagagaagaaagaagataAGCGGACTCTTAATTAAGAGTCAGCTCTAACACGTGCTCCTAGatactttgtgagaatgaaaggtgggtcatatagTAAAAAAAtagtactacctccgtcacggtttagaagatatagttaaatttacgtgtatttccataatagacaaggtttcaGACGCATTccatttactcctagcagctaattagtactctggtgtactacttttatatgcatgcgtagtgtgaatgctattttttaactcatctcacaaccaatcaataACCAACCTAGGTTTGAGAGAATTTACAAGCACGCCTTCAAaaccgtgatggagggagtatactTTTCTAATCAACTATTATACATGtacgctataagatgggctataaatAAGATGTCAATGACTTATAGCCAGTaggtggctatactattaaccatgctctaaggaGTACAAGCATTGATAGTTTTTTCTTGATCCTTACACCACTGAGTTAATGCACCTTGATTTATGAACATGTGATGATAAGTAGTACTCCTTCCgttacggtttagaagacacgATTAATTTTACGTGCATTTccataatagacaaggtttaggaCGCATTGCACTTACTCCTAGCAGCTACTTAATTACTAATTCATTGTataatttttatatgcatgcgtagtgcgAATGCTATTTTTTAGCCCATCTCACAGCCAAACAATAATAGTGGCGCTCGGCAACAATCGTGGTCGGGCATATCATGCAAACCCACATGTCAGACGGTTGGCGCGGTCGTGGCTCCCTTTGTCGAGGGCTTCTCTTGGCAACAACGACGCTCGATATAATGAGTGACATATTAGATCTCTCTCCTCTTAATAGCCTCCACCAATTAAATTAAGGGTTAAATGCATGGGCGGTTCTTAAAGTTTACGAGAAGTGCCAAGTTGGTCCCTAATGTGTAAAAATGCACGTCTGGGTCCTAAATGTTAGTTAAGTAATTCATGCGAGGTCCTTTTCTCGTCTGACCAACTTTGACCCACGCCACGTCACTGCATATTTGCatgaagccccccccccccaaatctgATTCAATAGCGACTGCGGTCCCGCTCCTCTCGAACCCCTATCTCTCTCTGTGGTGATTTGGGAGGCGACCGGCGGCGGTGGAGTTGCATTTCCGGCGGGCAGATAGCTGAGGCGGTCCCGCCGACGCGGCGGCCGCGTGAATGGCGCCCGCAAGCAAGGGGCCCCTGCTACGGCGACCCGGGGATCCGCCGCCGCGCTACGGTAAGAAACCTAACCCTATCTCAACCCCATGCCAAGTAGATCGAATTAGATGTAGATTTTGACTAGATTCATGATACTTAGGCCCACTTGAGGAGCTGTTCACAGTAGAAATCAACTATGGTGGATTCTTTTGCGGATTAGGCTCGTCCAAATCTTATGTCGATGGCAAAGTTGCTCGTTTTGATGGATGTGAAGCAGACACTTGGTCGCCTTTGTGGCTTAGGGATTTTATGCAGCAGCTAGGGTATTCTGAGTCAGCAATTTATAGTTTGTACTGGCTGCTTCCTGGAAAGAACCTAGGTACAGGCCTTCGCATTGTCGACAGTGACACTGACACTCTAAGCATGATCGCTGTGGTTCCCAAGTTTCAGTTTTTCCAGTTGTTTGTCGACCCCCAATTCTGCTACATGTAATGTAGAAAGTAGCAGTAGCAGGGTTCCACCAATgcagcaggagcagcaacaacaaaatgTTGGGCATGAGCTTAGAAGAAGCCAGAGGAGACAATCATCAGAAGGAGAAGGTCACATTGGCTTAGATAGTGGCAGTGAAGACAGTGATTGTGACTCAGACTGGGTTGACTCTGACAATGAGATTGGagcagatgatgatgatcttttcAATGAGTGGGTGGATGAAAAATTTGATgacatgaaaaagaaaaaaatccaaACTGGAGCAGGACAGTGACTATGATACAGGTTTGGAGGAGCTTGAAGATTCTGACCTGGAACCTGCAGATTCAGGTGATGATGTCGTAGTAGTTgacaagaaaggaaagaagaaagtaATGAAGAAAGTGAAGCTCAAAAGGTGGAGGCCATAGAACAGCAAACAAGTGGAATTCCACATTGGCATGGTGTTTCTGTCTGTTGTTGAGCTCAGAGCTGCAATTCAAGAGTATATTATCAAGCAAAGGGTGCAGGTACACTACAAGAAGAATGATTTGCAGAGGGTCAGGGCCTGCTGTATGGGAGAGGGATAATGTCCTTGGTACTTGTATGCTGCACCTGACAGCAGGACTAAGTCATGGATAGTGAAGAAATATGTGGGAGAACACCAATGTGTAAGGGAATGGCACCAGACGAGCTACCAGCGAGAGACATGGCGGCTGGAGAAGagagctgaggaagagcaaaccTAGGGAGTGGGGAATAGAAAGACAGAGTCTTATAAGGGTTCAGATGCAAATATCCACGACCCAGACGAGAAATGGACCTCGCATGAATCACTTAACTAACATTTAGGACCCAGACGTGCATTTTCATAGATCAGGGACCAACTTGACGCTTCTCGTAAACTTTGAGGACCGCCCGTGCATTTAACTCTTAAattaaagaagaagaatgaggattgaGGAAGGATGCAGTGGAGAAGAATGGGATTGGAGGATAAAATTTATTGATCTTCTCCCTCCGCCAAggtttatatcattagaaaatatatcgtttaacataaaaattatatcattaaaaaaaaCACCTTCTATTGAAGGATAAAATTATATTGTTTAAAATTGAGGAAGGATGGTGCGGGTGCTTGATTTGCATCATCATCATTTGAATTAGCAGCACCTCTTGTCGATGGTGAGGTGGCCTGTCATGTGCCAGCTCTCCTTGTGACCCGCTTGGCCGGTGACGTACGGGCACTGTGGCTGGAAGTTGTCGTGCCAAGCATCGAGCATCTTCCACTTGGTGTTTGGGTCGAGGTCGTCGGCGCGGGCGGACCATGTGGGCGTGGAGTACTCGTAGCGGCTGTGCGTGACGCGGTGGAACTCCTTGATGTCCTTGTTCTTGGTCATGTCATCCTTGGTGTCTACAAGGTTGACGGAGAAGATGTCGCCGTAGGGCCTGACGGAGTGCGTGAAGTGTGGCATGGATATGGGGTCGGCGGAGACGGCGGCGAGGTCTGCGGCGAAGACGATGCTCATCATGTCCGGGCTGAAGACGGGGTGGTTGATGTGGCCGGCTATGGTGGGCGCGCTGTAGATGACCCGCACCGGCACCGGCACCACGCCCTTGAGCATGTCCTTGGCGCTCGCGCTCACGAGGTAGACGGCGAAGTAGCCGGGGTCGAGGCCGTGGTCCAGCTCCGGCTCGCCGGGCGGCTTGAAGACGTCCTCCTCCGGCCTGCCGGACGAGGAGAAGACGATCCAGTCGCAGCCTTCCCTGGGCGACCAGCTGCAGTGCGTGTCCGTCCACGGCCCGTCGGTGAGCTGGTCCACGCCGGCGGCCTCGCCCTTGATGGCGTCGATGATGAAGAGGTTCTTGTGCTTCCTCTCACCTCCCACCCTGTCCCTGCTGGAGCGGAACACGAGCTTGTCCCCCTTGAAGTTGGTGGACGGGAAGGCGCAGTTGAAGGGCTTGTCGGTGAGGGGCAGACCCCTGCGCCTCCCGGGAGCCGACACGTTGGGGATCATAATGATCTTCACCGTCTCCTTGATGTTGAAGGCCGGGCCTTCGCAGACGTAGAGCGTGTCCAACTCATCGTTCTGGTTCCACGACGTGGAGAAGATGCTCTTCTCCTTGCGAACCTTGTACACGATGCGAAGGCCGGCTTCACTGTCGTCGGCCAGCCACACCGCCTTGAACTCGTTGTCCACGAAGGCCAGCTTCTTGCCGTTCTTGGAGATGGACGGGAACACGCCCGTCACCCTGAACAGGCCAACATCCGGATGGTGCGACTGCACCTTGTCGAACTTCCTCTCGATGCTTGTGCTCTTCTTCTCGCCACCACTGTTATCCTGCAATATGCGTTCATATATATTATATGCACATCATTTCGCACGCACGGAAGAAAATAGGGATGCTACTCCTCCTAGTTGGGAATCCCATTAATTAATGATGCACGTATTAGCAGTGTTTTTAGTACTACCTTTGTCATGGTATAAAAGGcacagttaaatttacgtgcattctGACAAGGTTTAAGACGCATTATATTTACTCAGAAAAGCTAATTAGTACTAAATGAAACATGGCCGGACCTTGATCATGACGGGTAGCAGCTTATCGGTTCTGCAGCGATGGTAGCCGATTCGTCTGCCGCCATCGAGCACGAAGGGGTTGTAGTGGTCTCCTTCCTTCCTCATCATTTGGGTGATCTTGACGggcggcttccccggagtggccgTGTCGAAGATCACGATGTGCCGGTACTGTGACTCCACACGGTCCACCATCTTCTGGACTTGCAAGGATTTCTCCCCGATGAATGCCACAGCCACTCTGGTGTCGCTGATGGCCGCCGGGGTCATGGCGTCCATGCCTGCCGGCGTTACCTGCTCTACCTTGCCGGTGGCCATGTCGTACCGGAACACGGCCCACTTTGCCGTGTTGGTGGGCGGGTTTTCGTCGAcccctcggtgaaagaagatgACGTTGTCGCTTCCCCATGTCGGCCAGCCGCCGTCCTCGATCACCACCTTGCGCCCAAGGCGTCCCTGCTTCTTCGGGTCAACATTCATGATCACGATCTTGGTCTTGAGGTTCTCGATCTCGCCGTTCCACCTGTTGTCGTGGAAGTTGGCCACCGCCACCATCTTCCCGGACGGCGACACGGCCGGGCTGAGGTCGTACTGGCCCAGCGGCGTCAGGCGCTCGGTCTTGCCGTCGGCAAGGTCGGTCCTGTACACCACGGTCCACGGGGTGCGCCGTGTCTTGGCCGGCTCCTTGGTGGACACGTACACGAGCGAGTGGCCGACGGTGCGGCGCCCGCCGTTCACCGTGAACCCGCCGGCGATGCAGCCGCTGTCCTCCATCCGCACGCCGACGTCGACGCCGTACATGTCGTCGCCCAGCAGGCTCAGCACCTTGAGCACCTGgccggtggcggggcggcgcagggccagGTGCAGCGTCTCGAGGCCGCGGTCCCTCTCGGAGACGAAGACGAGGCCGGTGACAGTGCCCTTGTCGACGTCGTCCAGGGTGACGCCACCGCAGTCGGAGGCCATCTTAGGGTTCTTCCTTGCCATGAAGGCCAGGATCTCCCTGAGCGCGGTGGCCGGGACGTGCTGGCCATTCTGGTTGTACGAGAGGTCGTCCGTGAGGAGGAGCTCGTCCTGGTGAGAGGATGGGGGCGGATCAATGGGGCAGGAGAAGATGCCCAGGGGCACCGGTGGCCTGTAGGTCCCGAAGAAGGAGATGCTACCGCGGCTCTCCCCCATTGTACGTGGCGACCAAGAGAAAGCTTAACAAAGCAGCAAGAAGAAGCTTGATGATCGAAATTGGCTTTGTGATTGTGTAGTTAGATGAGGCTCTCCGATGACCGATTTATAGTTGGATGGAGCTAGCCTGCCTCTTGAATTGATTACCATGCATCTTAGTCCCTTCTGTATTTTGGATCAACCCCATATACAATTGGCTATCATAAAAActatccctccgtttttaaatataagacattttagatatTTTACTATACGGAGCCTATACTATAGAtagtatataatgaattttttaaAAGGTCATATATATTTAAAAGAAGGCTAGTGATAGGAATCATCCCGCCGCTGATCCCGCGACGTCTCTCCAGCCGTTCGATTAATGTAATCATGATGGAAACACAGCCGCTAGCGCGTTCGTATTCCTGTCATGCTAGTCTCGCCTGTGTATTAAGGGTGAAGGGGAACGTCGTCACATCAATTTTTTTAACAAAGTGTAGACGGAGACGTTCATATACACGCGTATACACTCATCTACACCAACACACGCACGCACACTTTATTCATACTAGTAATCGACACGTGTCAACAAATATTCAGAAATGTATAATACATATGATAAATAATATTTGTTATGCAATCGCAAGCTCATACTAACGGCGTACTTATAATTCTTAGTACACTATTAAATAATAAAATACATATAATCAAATAGTCCACACCAGGAACTCGAAAGCAAAATCATTAATATTCATCATTAATCTATATTGTGCAAGCCTAGTCGACTAATATAAATATTGCAAAGTAAGCGTTATTGAATAATAAAAGTACCTTTTATCCAACGGTCCACACCAGGAACTCGAAAGCAAAATTAAtaatatttgcaatgacaacAAATGTATAAGACAAATATTCAATTTTATCCACACTCAAATCTTTAATGTCTCTACTTAAGTGAGTGTCACCATCAATTTTAACAAATAGTGGTAGTTCCTAACTGAAGCATGCGGCGAAACAAATCTAAACAAATACGGTGAAACAAATAATGTTATAATATGAATGTCTATTTAATGGTACTTTAATGGTAATTTATTGTGTATTTAATGGTACTTCATGGGTAACATGCTATAATACAAAAACATATTATGGAAAATAAAAACTACTTTGTTTGATGGTACTTTATTAAAGAGATGGTCTTCATTAAGATGCGCAAACCCACCCACAAACAAAGCACACCCAAGAACTAAAATCAGGTGTAGCAATGCAGAGCCTAGTAGTGAATGGTGAACAACAAATGGTTCCATTTTTTAGTGCATATATGGAGATAATCATCTCTGTTGCATTAACAAAAATAGCATTAAGAAGCCCCAAGTTCTATTGAAAAATGTCGAATCTTTCCTGAGATGCTAAAGCCAAGATGATGAAATTGTGCAAGCATTTCAGCAATATCCGAAGAGCGCAATAATAATCATGGCAGTTTCTTACCTGAAATCAAAGGAGTTCGATACCTTGACTCCTGGATTGAGAGGGAGACAGATGGATGGAGCAGTCCATTGTCGAGGAGATAGGGCGGAGCTGTCAGTAGGGAGGAACTCTATTAGCTGAAATCACTTAATCTTCGAATCATTGAAATGGAAGAGGAACTCTATTGCATTAAGTTGGCgaggaaaaagaaacaaataagaGTATACTCACTTCGAGTTGTAGATGAAGACTGCAGACCGAAGTGTAGTTGTCATGCACGTAGTATTAAGTTCACTTGTGAGGGTAACGATTTTCAACCGATCTCTAATTTCACAAGCTAGTTTGCGAGATAAAGCTCGTGCCATCTGGGACGCTATTGGGATCCACCCTTGCTCATCTCCCTTTGCAGATCTGTGGATCTCCCACGGGCGTGCAGGTCTCCGAGACTCGGTCTGGCCTTTTATCCTCCTTATTATTTGGAAAATTTGGGACGCACGAAATGCAAAAACTTTTAGCAACCTAGATGTCTCTCCCCTTGATGTTATTAGGGGTATAGTCGCGGACCTAACGCTGTGGTCTCaccgccttaacaaggtgggtgAAAAAGTTCACGCCGGCTTGTGGCGGGACTACTTTACTTCTCGCCTTGTCTAGCTTGTTACAAATCTTTTGAAATATATTCAAGTGGGGAGCCTTTCCCGCCGTGACAGTTTAAAAAAAAAAGCTAGTTTGGCTAAGCATCGATCACCCAAAATTTAACAAAAGTTAAATGcctgaaaaacaaaaacacaTTTCAGAGTGATCAAGTGAATCTTCTAACCATACAAGGAAATCTTAAATTATGTCATACACTTGGTTTTGACACTATATTCAGAGTTTCAGATAGCTACATGAAACTATTCTGTCTCTTTCTATAACCACCATCTATATGACTTGAAATATACAATTGTTACAAATAATACTACTATTAGCTTACTTATAGTTACTACTGTAGCCTTGGCAACCCATAGCTCATAGATGAATCCATTGGTAACACTATACTCCCTGTATTCATGCCATTCACCAGCGTTGGTGCACTTTAGGTGTAGTGTCTTTGTGATTCTTGGAAAGATTTTTACATACCGAAGCCCCACTGCGAACAAAGTTACTCAGAACAGAGGAGGGAGTACAGTTTACCTACTTtgactatgaagatgcccattttgTGTGCCTCAGAGATTAGAAAAATGAACATCCAGTCGGGGCTGATGTTAATTTTAGGATTTTAAGGATCTAAAACAGCCACCAAGATCAAGTTCATCTTAAAAACAAATTGAAGCATATGTATGTATTTATCTAGAAGAGGTCGACACTCACTCGAACCCATCCAAGAGATCAAAAGACCTGATGCATTTGCATCCCGCCCCTCACCCTACACGGCGTTGAAACACATCCGCTCACCCTGCACGACATTGAAACACATCCTTGAAAATCTCAACGTTGTGCAAGGTGAGCGACAGGATGCATATGCATCAGGTTTGAAATCAACATTACTATTTTTGATCTTCAAAATCATCTAAAGGAAGTAGGGGATACATTAAACACACACTATTGATTTCAAACCTTAAAAATTCTCTATATTAGAGAAGCAATGTTGATTTCAAACCTACAAATAAAAAGGGGCGGGATATACATTAAACACTAATTCATGTAATAAAAATCATGGGAATCTACTCACATCCTTGGTGTTCAAATGAATATACTGCAGAGAGCAACCAAGTTATATGCCCCCAAGAAATCTGCAAGATCAAATTAAATAGGCTACTGCCTTGGATTGGATTGGAAAAGAGGTTGCTCTCTTCCAAGCCTTGGATTAAATAGGCAATCTTGCCATGATCGTCATGTTCTCTTCAAACATAGATTCCAATGCTTGTACCAGGTTGCAGAGAGTTGTTCTTCCAGCAGGCATCTTGCAAAAAACTTAAAACCTTCATTGTTCAAGTCAGTTTTAATGGTAGCTCCCCGAACGGACCAGTCGTCAACATCTGTAGTTGCTCCTGGTTGTTGATCTTGTTGCCCAGCCTACCCGAGGCTGCAGCCACAGCGCCGCCGGGCAAGACTCCATGGCCGGTTGACAATCACGTGCTACTGATGTTCATGCATGACAGACTGCTGCTGATGGGCCTACTGCGGCAAGCTTAACACATGGTACTGCGTAGAAGCAATGACGAATTAATATCTCATTGATCTATGCCGTGCAAAGAAATTTCATTCAGATCCCAAATGTCGATTTCGGGTTTCAGCACCCATGTACAGGCTCTCGTCCTCCGGCACCACACCACGTACAGGGTCACATTCATCCTCCAGATTCAGTCGATtgtataataatgcaaatcaaACCAAAATTGGTTCCATGTTGGCACATGCCAAGAACACATTCCAACATGTAAGAATAACGACTTGAGGAAAATATAAAACTTGACAAGAAAAGTTCCAGTAAGGTTTTACGGATTGTGCAAAACAATTGAGAGGCAATATAATTAATTGCAGTTTTGCACTGAAGCTTGTAGATGAATATAGACTGAAGGGAAAAGAAGCAAGGTGGCTCCTCACGGGGAAATATTCAGGACGTAAGTCATCGGCAACAACCACAGCGTCAGAGGCGTCCGCGTCGGCAGTCCTGGACCGGGGCGTCGGGGGCGTGGTGCTGCCCTCCGCCGAGCGAAAAATAGGAGGGCCgcatgttgggtaacatagcataaatttaaaattttaactacgcatattcagatcttcctatggagataccagcaacgagagaggggtgagtgcatcttcatacctttgaagatcgctaaagcgttgctagaacgcggttgatggagtcgtactcgcggcgattcagattgcggtgtgattccgatctagtgccgaaccatgacACCTCCCCGttgaacacacgtgcagcccggtgacgtctcccgcaccttgatccagcaaggaggagggagaggttggggaagatctccggcaacacgacggcgtggtgtcgatggagagacgaggtctcccggcagggcttcgccaagcaccggcagagaggaggagaaagaagagcagggctgcgccgagggagagggaaaactgtgtctacaaaagcccaaaagtgcccactatatataggaggagaggagggggggtgccacacctagggttcccaccctaggtggtgcggcagccccccagatgggaggtgcggcggccagggcaggggggaggggtggcgcacccctaggtgggccttaggcccaccagcgcctagggttcccccctctccacctcccgcgccttgggctgagtgtggggggcgcaccagcccacctaggggctggttccctcccgcacttggcccatctagcctcccggagtcgttgcccccttccggtggacccccggggccacctccggtggtcccagtggtcccgatacgttacctgtggcgcccgaaacacttccggtgtccgaaaccatccgtcttatatatcgatctttacctccggaccattccggagctcctagtgacgtctgagatctcatccgggactccgaacaactttcgataaccttgtataacaattccctataaccctagcgtcatcgaaccttaagtgtctagaccctacgggttcgggagacaggcagacatgaccgagacacctcttcggacAATAACCATGAGtgaggtctggatacccatggtggcttacttactccacgatgatctcatcggatgaaccacgatgtcaaggattcaatcaatcccatataccattccctttgtctgtcggtatagaacttgcccgagattcgatcgtcggtatacctataccttgttcaatctcgttaccggtaagtctctttactcgttccgtagtacgtcatcgtgtgactaactccttagtcacattgagctcatgatgatgttctaccgagtgggcccagagatacctctccgtcacgcggagtgacaaatcccgatctcaattcgtaccaacccaacagacactttcagaggtacccgtagtgcacctttatagtcacccagttacgttgtgacgtgtgatacacccaaagcactcctacggtatccgggagttgcacaatctcacgttcgaaggaaaagacacttgccattagaaaagctttagcatacgaacaatacgatctagtactacgcttatgattgggtcttgtccatcacatcattctcccaatgatgtgatcccgttatcaatgacatctaatgcccatgacgagaaaaccatgatcatctattgactaacgagctagccaactagaggcttgctagggacacattgtgatctatttattcacacatgtattactgtttcatgttaatacaattatagcatgaacaatagacgattatcatgaacaaggaaatatgataataaccattttatttttgcctctagggcatatgtccaacagtctcccacttgcactagagtcaataatctagttacattgtgatgtatcgaacacccatagcattatggtgttgatcatgtttttctcgtggaagaggtttagtcaacgggtctgcgacattcagatccgtgtgtactttacaaatctctattactccactctgtacatggtcctggatgaagttttagcggcgtttgatgtgcttcgtcttccggtgaaacctgggctccttggctatggcaatggccccagtgttatcacagaagagtgtcattggacccgacgcgcttggaaccactccaaggtcggtgatgagctccttcatccaaattccttcatgagccgcttctgaagcagctatgtactccgcttcacatgtagatgctgccacgacttcttgcttgctgctgcaccagcttactgccccacctttcaaaacatatacgtatccggtttgtgacttagagtcattcggatttgtg
This region includes:
- the LOC123398051 gene encoding uncharacterized protein LOC123398051: MGESRGSISFFGTYRPPVPLGIFSCPIDPPPSSHQDELLLTDDLSYNQNGQHVPATALREILAFMARKNPKMASDCGGVTLDDVDKGTVTGLVFVSERDRGLETLHLALRRPATGQVLKVLSLLGDDMYGVDVGVRMEDSGCIAGGFTVNGGRRTVGHSLVYVSTKEPAKTRRTPWTVVYRTDLADGKTERLTPLGQYDLSPAVSPSGKMVAVANFHDNRWNGEIENLKTKIVIMNVDPKKQGRLGRKVVIEDGGWPTWGSDNVIFFHRGVDENPPTNTAKWAVFRYDMATGKVEQVTPAGMDAMTPAAISDTRVAVAFIGEKSLQVQKMVDRVESQYRHIVIFDTATPGKPPVKITQMMRKEGDHYNPFVLDGGRRIGYHRCRTDKLLPVMIKDNSGGEKKSTSIERKFDKVQSHHPDVGLFRVTGVFPSISKNGKKLAFVDNEFKAVWLADDSEAGLRIVYKVRKEKSIFSTSWNQNDELDTLYVCEGPAFNIKETVKIIMIPNVSAPGRRRGLPLTDKPFNCAFPSTNFKGDKLVFRSSRDRVGGERKHKNLFIIDAIKGEAAGVDQLTDGPWTDTHCSWSPREGCDWIVFSSSGRPEEDVFKPPGEPELDHGLDPGYFAVYLVSASAKDMLKGVVPVPVRVIYSAPTIAGHINHPVFSPDMMSIVFAADLAAVSADPISMPHFTHSVRPYGDIFSVNLVDTKDDMTKNKDIKEFHRVTHSRYEYSTPTWSARADDLDPNTKWKMLDAWHDNFQPQCPYVTGQAGHKESWHMTGHLTIDKRCC